In a single window of the Nocardioides massiliensis genome:
- a CDS encoding type I restriction endonuclease subunit R, producing MTNTNEAAFESNVEAHLLGHGWHQVAPTTYDRKSGLFGNEVIAFVEASQPKAWQQLVTRHGGEGQAREKFLKVVADALDHRGTISVLRGTVKDSGVTVRMCWFKPANNLTPELAERYEANRLGVVRQLHHSESNPQDSLDLALVVNGIPVASAELKNPLTHQTIEHAMEQYRNDRNPHDTIFSRRMLVHFAVDPHRVAMTTRLAAADTVFLPFNQGAAGPGRPGAAGNPPVPTNGQRYQTSYLWEDVWQGDAWLDLIANFVHAEDGRILFPRFHQWHAVRSILAATYADGPGVDRLIQHSAGSGKSNTIAWSAHSLSRLHGADDQPIFDKVVVITDRRVLDRQLQDTVAGLDHTPGTIVRVDQHSSQLKEALEGNAARIIITTLQKFPVVAQVAAEEAAAGEGKDVVGRRFAVIVDEAHSSTTGDAVKKLKKVLGSLDEAEASEAEAEAADEANDLLVESARQRGRQKNLSFFAFTATPKPKTLETFGQLDETGQKRPFHTYSMRQAIDEEFILDVLANYTTYSTYYKLANAEPRHDPEMDASKAKAALARFVSLHPYQLEQKAEVIVENFRQKTAGKIDGAAQAMVVTRSRLHAVRTKQAIDAYIKRKGYEDIRALVAFSGTVTDPDAPEIAYTEPMMNGFPESQLPKRFREDDYQVLVVAEKYQTGFDEPLLHTMYVDKKLAGVKAVQTLSRLNRTHPGKQDTFVLDFANTAEEIQQAFEPFYEESFAAPTDPNVLYAMEHDLRTAGVLSQPEMSAAVSALLSDDPAQQSVIYANVGPAVGRFTVFDEDAAEEFRGKLNHFVRAYAFVAQVMPWPDPDLEELFLYGKLLLADLPTGDADPMPQLSKSVQLTHLRMAVTSEEAIKLSAADEPGVALPGEGRGKQAEPVLDKLSALIASMNDKYGADLGEADKVWVDQQWTVVMEDEDMKTVALHNDRSQYELVLAEKIDKFVLDRQGKNDHLFDMFFSHPDFRLMLVNYLAGTYDALRDRAI from the coding sequence ATGACCAACACCAACGAGGCGGCGTTCGAGTCCAACGTCGAGGCGCACCTGCTCGGCCACGGCTGGCACCAAGTCGCACCCACGACCTACGACCGCAAATCGGGTCTGTTCGGGAACGAGGTGATCGCGTTCGTCGAGGCGAGCCAACCGAAGGCATGGCAACAGCTCGTCACCCGCCACGGCGGAGAGGGCCAAGCACGGGAGAAGTTTCTGAAGGTCGTCGCGGACGCGCTGGACCATCGAGGCACCATCAGTGTGCTGCGGGGAACGGTGAAGGACTCCGGCGTCACTGTTCGGATGTGCTGGTTCAAGCCGGCCAACAACCTGACGCCTGAGCTGGCGGAGCGCTACGAGGCGAACCGACTTGGCGTCGTACGCCAGTTGCACCATTCCGAGTCCAACCCACAGGACTCCCTCGACCTCGCCCTGGTCGTCAACGGCATTCCGGTCGCGAGCGCGGAGCTGAAGAATCCGCTGACCCACCAGACCATCGAGCACGCGATGGAGCAGTACCGCAACGACCGCAACCCGCACGACACGATCTTCAGCCGCAGGATGCTTGTCCACTTCGCGGTCGACCCGCATCGCGTCGCGATGACGACACGCCTCGCTGCCGCGGATACGGTGTTCTTGCCGTTCAACCAGGGTGCTGCCGGGCCTGGCCGCCCGGGCGCAGCAGGGAACCCGCCGGTGCCGACCAATGGGCAGCGCTACCAGACGTCGTACCTCTGGGAGGACGTCTGGCAGGGCGACGCCTGGCTGGACCTTATCGCCAACTTCGTCCACGCCGAGGACGGTCGCATCCTGTTCCCGCGGTTCCACCAGTGGCATGCAGTGCGTTCGATCCTAGCGGCGACATACGCCGACGGCCCGGGCGTCGACCGGCTGATCCAGCACTCGGCCGGCTCGGGGAAGTCCAACACGATCGCGTGGAGCGCCCACTCGCTGTCGCGCCTGCATGGCGCCGATGACCAGCCGATCTTCGACAAGGTCGTGGTGATCACGGACCGGCGCGTGTTGGACCGGCAGTTGCAGGACACTGTCGCCGGCCTGGACCACACGCCGGGCACGATCGTGCGGGTTGACCAGCACTCCAGTCAGTTGAAGGAAGCGCTGGAGGGCAACGCCGCACGGATCATCATCACGACCCTCCAGAAGTTCCCCGTGGTCGCGCAGGTCGCCGCGGAAGAAGCGGCAGCGGGCGAAGGGAAGGACGTCGTCGGACGCCGGTTCGCGGTAATCGTCGACGAGGCCCACTCGTCAACCACCGGTGACGCCGTGAAGAAGTTGAAGAAGGTGCTCGGCTCACTCGACGAGGCGGAGGCGTCCGAGGCCGAAGCAGAGGCAGCGGACGAAGCAAACGACCTGCTCGTTGAGAGCGCCCGCCAGCGCGGGCGCCAGAAGAACCTGTCGTTCTTCGCGTTCACCGCCACCCCGAAGCCGAAGACGCTAGAGACGTTCGGTCAACTCGATGAGACCGGGCAGAAGCGGCCGTTTCACACCTACTCGATGCGTCAAGCCATCGACGAGGAATTCATCCTCGACGTGCTGGCGAACTACACGACGTACTCGACCTACTACAAGCTCGCCAACGCCGAGCCGCGCCACGACCCGGAGATGGATGCCTCGAAGGCGAAAGCCGCGCTGGCCCGCTTCGTCTCGCTGCACCCCTATCAGCTCGAGCAGAAGGCGGAGGTGATCGTCGAGAACTTCCGTCAAAAGACCGCCGGGAAGATCGACGGCGCCGCCCAGGCGATGGTCGTAACCCGGTCGCGGCTGCACGCCGTACGGACCAAGCAGGCGATCGATGCCTACATCAAGCGCAAGGGCTATGAGGACATCCGCGCGCTGGTGGCATTCTCCGGCACCGTGACCGATCCGGATGCTCCCGAGATCGCCTACACCGAACCCATGATGAACGGGTTCCCCGAGTCGCAGCTGCCAAAGCGGTTCCGCGAGGACGACTATCAGGTGCTCGTGGTGGCGGAGAAGTACCAGACCGGCTTCGACGAGCCGTTGTTGCACACGATGTACGTCGACAAGAAGCTTGCCGGTGTGAAGGCAGTGCAGACGCTGTCGCGGCTCAACCGGACGCACCCGGGCAAGCAGGACACGTTCGTGCTCGACTTCGCCAACACGGCTGAGGAGATCCAGCAGGCCTTCGAGCCGTTCTACGAGGAGTCGTTCGCCGCGCCGACGGACCCGAACGTGCTCTACGCGATGGAGCACGATCTCCGCACCGCCGGGGTCCTGTCACAACCGGAGATGTCTGCCGCAGTCTCAGCACTGTTGTCGGATGACCCTGCGCAGCAGTCGGTCATCTACGCCAACGTCGGTCCGGCGGTCGGCCGCTTCACCGTGTTCGACGAGGATGCCGCCGAGGAGTTCCGCGGCAAGCTGAACCACTTCGTGCGTGCGTATGCCTTCGTCGCGCAGGTCATGCCGTGGCCCGATCCTGACCTGGAAGAGCTGTTCCTCTACGGCAAGCTGCTGCTCGCCGACCTCCCCACCGGCGACGCTGACCCGATGCCGCAGCTGAGCAAGTCCGTGCAACTCACTCATTTGCGGATGGCGGTGACGTCCGAGGAAGCGATCAAGCTGAGCGCGGCAGACGAGCCTGGCGTTGCGCTGCCCGGTGAAGGAAGAGGGAAGCAGGCCGAGCCTGTCCTCGACAAGCTGTCCGCGCTCATCGCCTCGATGAACGACAAGTACGGCGCCGACCTCGGTGAGGCCGACAAGGTCTGGGTCGATCAGCAGTGGACGGTCGTTATGGAGGACGAGGACATGAAGACGGTCGCGCTCCACAACGACCGGTCTCAGTACGAGCTGGTGCTCGCCGAGAAGATCGACAAGTTCGTCCTCGACCGCCAAGGCAAGAACGACCATCTCTTCGACATGTTCTTCTCGCACCCAGACTTCAGACTGATGCTCGTTAACTACCTCGCTGGGACGTACGACGCGCTGCGCGACCGAGCGATCTGA
- a CDS encoding SMODS domain-containing nucleotidyltransferase, whose translation MSQSSDFNAFLTDKVNLNQTRLNLLSQRVTAIENCLTSDEVFGEYVTELIPQGSFGHGTIIKPVGNKDFDADVLVPMDEVPGWVAKDYVQKLYEVFGRSMTYKTMRSRKKRCVTIDYAGDFHIDVVPFVTRYGSTYVTNRNTDEYELAAPDDFTEWFEEKNRITNGNLVKAVRLLKYLRDHKRRYTIPSVTLTAALAHHVSETAKIVDPGAYKNVANTLRTLSEEFAAHIANYPTSAPCIKDPGTGRDLTDRWEDHNYRTFRTRFTSYAGAIIDACEETDYSKAVEIWRDLFGPDFGTVTESASLTAAISKALTPASERFLDRDFNIPEVINPAYRVKTVGYVVPRKGFRDGPLPKRGDRVGKHRSLKFKIEGSNIPEPYDVYWKIRNYGAEAEQADSLRGDIHRDDGSRMWTERTSYIGHHYVEAMIVRNGVCVAKSRQDVIVI comes from the coding sequence TTGAGTCAGTCCAGTGACTTCAATGCATTTCTGACAGACAAGGTCAATTTAAACCAGACCAGGTTGAACCTGCTCTCTCAGCGCGTGACCGCCATTGAGAACTGCCTGACGAGCGACGAGGTCTTTGGCGAGTACGTAACCGAGCTGATCCCGCAGGGCTCCTTCGGTCACGGGACCATCATCAAGCCAGTCGGAAACAAGGACTTCGACGCAGACGTCCTGGTCCCGATGGACGAGGTCCCCGGCTGGGTCGCGAAGGACTACGTGCAGAAGCTGTACGAGGTCTTCGGGCGCAGCATGACGTACAAGACGATGCGCTCGCGAAAGAAGCGCTGCGTTACCATCGACTACGCGGGAGACTTCCACATCGACGTCGTTCCTTTCGTCACCCGGTACGGCTCCACCTACGTGACGAACAGAAACACTGATGAGTATGAACTCGCTGCCCCAGACGACTTCACGGAGTGGTTCGAGGAGAAGAACCGCATAACCAACGGCAACCTCGTCAAGGCCGTGCGGCTTCTCAAGTACCTGCGCGACCACAAGCGCCGCTACACGATCCCGTCCGTCACCCTGACCGCTGCGCTCGCTCATCACGTCAGCGAGACAGCCAAGATCGTCGACCCGGGCGCCTACAAGAACGTTGCGAACACGCTGCGGACTCTGTCGGAGGAGTTTGCGGCCCACATCGCGAACTACCCGACCAGTGCGCCGTGCATCAAGGACCCCGGTACCGGACGAGACCTCACCGACCGTTGGGAGGACCACAACTACCGCACCTTCCGGACTCGGTTTACGTCCTACGCGGGGGCGATTATCGATGCATGTGAAGAGACGGACTACAGCAAAGCAGTAGAGATCTGGCGCGACCTGTTCGGGCCCGACTTCGGCACAGTCACTGAATCGGCGAGCCTCACGGCCGCCATCTCGAAGGCGCTTACTCCGGCCTCGGAGCGCTTCTTGGACAGGGATTTCAACATCCCGGAAGTCATTAACCCGGCCTACCGCGTGAAGACCGTGGGCTACGTGGTCCCCAGGAAGGGTTTCCGGGACGGGCCGTTGCCGAAGCGAGGGGACCGCGTCGGCAAACACCGGAGCCTAAAGTTCAAGATCGAAGGATCGAACATCCCCGAGCCGTACGACGTCTACTGGAAGATTCGCAACTACGGCGCAGAGGCCGAACAGGCTGACTCGCTACGGGGTGACATTCACAGGGACGATGGCTCACGGATGTGGACCGAGCGGACTTCCTACATCGGGCACCACTACGTCGAAGCCATGATCGTTAGAAACGGCGTCTGCGTCGCGAAGAGCCGTCAAGATGTAATCGTCATCTGA
- a CDS encoding SRPBCC family protein: protein MAQIQKSIDVDVPVSTAYNQWTQFESFPQFMSGVESITQVDDTRLHWVTDIAGVEREFDAEISEQHPDERIAWHSVNGEAKHAGVVTFHRLDDAKTRVMVQIDWEPSGIAEKVGSAINVDGRQVTKDLERFKELIESRGNESGAWRGDVPAGS from the coding sequence ATGGCTCAGATCCAGAAGTCCATCGACGTGGACGTGCCCGTGTCCACCGCCTACAACCAGTGGACGCAGTTCGAGTCGTTCCCGCAGTTCATGTCCGGCGTCGAGTCGATCACCCAGGTCGACGACACGCGTCTGCACTGGGTGACCGACATCGCCGGCGTCGAGCGGGAGTTCGATGCCGAGATCTCCGAGCAGCACCCCGACGAGCGGATCGCATGGCACAGCGTGAACGGTGAGGCCAAGCACGCCGGCGTGGTCACCTTCCACCGGCTCGACGACGCGAAGACGCGCGTGATGGTGCAGATCGACTGGGAGCCCTCCGGCATCGCCGAGAAGGTGGGCTCGGCCATCAACGTCGACGGCCGTCAGGTCACCAAGGACCTCGAGCGGTTCAAGGAGCTGATCGAGAGTCGTGGCAACGAGTCCGGCGCGTGGCGCGGGGACGTGCCTGCGGGTTCCTGA
- a CDS encoding SpoIIE family protein phosphatase, protein MPLLEAEARELAWRLATDAAGVGAFDWDLVSGELHWDARLHRLFGLDEGTFGGSIEAFEESVHPEDRARVAAALDAVVAECGELAIEYRILRPDGSTRWITARGRAVPSEDGLAVRLLGAAYDTTAEQDGEARVARVLESMPTAFFGLDPQWRFTYLNEQGERLLGRSRDELVGAVIWDEFPASTGSDFERYYRLCAESGEPVAFDAYYPAPLDAWFEVRAWPNPDGIAVYFVEVTERHRAQEQVALAARRNALMVELSERLTDTLEMGEAMAAVGSIVVPALGDWCVATLVHDPGHEGRLPALRDVGAWHAVDDRRDLVARFAEIRLDQLADTSFLPAVLAAHQPLITDRATEVLSELFTDEARSIVGQLRPEHAVVIPLWGRDRVVGLLTIFRDTDRGAFGEDEVETLLELAQRAGLALDNTRLFAEQRELAAGLQRSMLTAPPQPDHLEIAVRYEAAAETAQVGGDWHDAFMQAEGATVLVIGDVVGHDTAAAAAMGQVRSMLRGIAVHSGLGPAALLQGVDRALETLQVETTATAVVARIEQTPDELAAGVTRLRWSNAGHPPPALLAPDGTVRLLGAAAEPDLLLGIGPQVERTEHEVVVERDSTVLLFTDGLVERRGEPIDHGLTRLQRELTRLANEDLPLDELCDRLLSRMVPSLREDDVALVAVRLHPQDQPRPADAAPGRVPDAVDPYAPYARGRILRARFAAEPASVPAVRRFVRDALKARGSSLIDDAELCAAELATNAALHSGGTFMELSVRLDADAVTITLADEGDVPPEAVAPRLPYDAGEADDETTTTGRGLGIVAVLAEWGVERTPSGKRVWARLEEGAAERAIRLPDSPAGPVQGSAAPAGDLPEGWGTVRLLGCPVALAMRADEHLDALVRELQLLATDRRNARSRAIVDQLQALLTGSAHARGVGRLTAQAAAADGADMIDVDLVLPTEVVDGLGAIGEAVRAADDLCREERLLTTPTTPQVAGLRSWIAGEIRHQLRDGKAPESWDAWRGRTQLPGD, encoded by the coding sequence ATGCCTCTGCTCGAGGCCGAGGCGCGTGAGCTGGCCTGGCGCCTGGCCACCGACGCCGCGGGCGTAGGCGCCTTCGACTGGGACCTCGTCTCCGGCGAGCTGCACTGGGACGCCCGCCTGCACCGCCTGTTCGGTCTCGACGAGGGCACCTTCGGGGGCTCGATCGAGGCGTTCGAGGAGTCGGTGCATCCAGAGGACCGCGCCCGCGTGGCAGCGGCTCTGGACGCGGTGGTCGCCGAGTGTGGCGAGCTCGCCATCGAGTACCGCATCCTCCGCCCCGACGGCAGCACCCGCTGGATCACCGCACGAGGCCGTGCCGTCCCGAGCGAGGACGGCCTCGCCGTACGCCTGCTGGGCGCGGCGTACGACACCACCGCGGAGCAGGACGGCGAGGCCCGCGTCGCGCGCGTCCTGGAGTCGATGCCGACGGCGTTCTTCGGGCTCGACCCCCAGTGGCGCTTCACCTACCTCAACGAGCAGGGGGAGCGCCTGCTCGGGAGGTCGCGGGACGAGCTGGTCGGCGCGGTCATCTGGGACGAGTTCCCTGCGTCCACGGGCAGCGACTTCGAGCGTTACTACCGGCTGTGCGCCGAGTCGGGCGAGCCGGTCGCCTTCGACGCCTACTACCCGGCACCGCTCGACGCGTGGTTCGAGGTCCGCGCCTGGCCCAATCCGGACGGGATCGCCGTCTACTTCGTGGAGGTGACCGAGCGCCACCGCGCCCAGGAGCAGGTCGCTCTCGCCGCCCGCCGCAACGCCTTGATGGTGGAGCTGTCGGAGCGGTTGACCGACACCCTCGAGATGGGCGAGGCGATGGCGGCCGTGGGGTCGATCGTCGTCCCGGCGCTCGGTGACTGGTGTGTCGCCACCCTCGTGCACGACCCCGGCCACGAGGGCAGACTTCCTGCCCTGCGCGACGTGGGCGCGTGGCACGCCGTCGACGACCGGCGGGACCTGGTGGCACGGTTCGCCGAGATCCGTCTCGACCAGCTCGCCGACACCTCCTTCCTGCCGGCGGTGCTCGCCGCCCACCAGCCGTTGATCACCGACCGGGCGACGGAGGTGCTGAGCGAGCTCTTCACCGACGAGGCCAGGTCGATCGTCGGTCAGCTCCGTCCCGAGCACGCCGTGGTCATCCCTCTGTGGGGACGTGACCGGGTGGTCGGTCTGCTGACCATCTTCCGTGACACGGACCGCGGAGCGTTCGGCGAGGACGAGGTGGAGACCCTCCTCGAGCTCGCACAGCGCGCCGGGCTCGCGCTCGACAACACGCGGCTCTTCGCCGAGCAGCGCGAGCTCGCCGCGGGCCTCCAGCGCAGCATGCTCACCGCTCCCCCGCAACCGGACCACCTCGAGATCGCGGTCCGCTACGAGGCGGCTGCTGAGACCGCCCAGGTCGGTGGGGACTGGCACGACGCCTTCATGCAGGCCGAGGGCGCGACCGTCCTGGTGATCGGGGACGTGGTCGGTCACGACACTGCGGCCGCGGCCGCCATGGGCCAGGTGCGCAGCATGCTGCGCGGGATCGCCGTGCACAGCGGACTCGGACCCGCCGCGCTGCTCCAAGGCGTCGACCGGGCGTTGGAGACCCTGCAGGTCGAGACGACCGCCACCGCTGTCGTCGCGCGGATCGAGCAGACGCCCGACGAGCTCGCCGCGGGCGTCACCCGCCTGCGCTGGTCCAACGCCGGCCACCCGCCGCCCGCCCTGCTGGCCCCTGACGGGACCGTGCGGCTGCTCGGCGCCGCCGCCGAGCCCGACCTGCTCCTCGGCATCGGCCCGCAGGTCGAGCGCACCGAGCACGAGGTCGTCGTGGAGCGCGACAGCACGGTGCTGCTGTTCACCGACGGCCTGGTCGAGCGCCGCGGCGAGCCCATCGACCACGGCCTCACGCGGTTGCAGCGCGAGCTCACCCGCCTGGCCAACGAGGACCTGCCCCTCGACGAGCTCTGCGACCGGCTGCTGAGCCGCATGGTGCCGAGCCTGCGCGAGGACGACGTCGCGCTCGTCGCCGTACGCCTGCACCCCCAGGACCAGCCCCGCCCTGCCGATGCGGCGCCGGGCCGCGTCCCCGACGCCGTCGACCCCTACGCGCCGTACGCCCGCGGCCGCATCCTGCGCGCCCGGTTCGCCGCCGAGCCTGCCAGCGTGCCCGCCGTACGCCGCTTCGTGCGCGACGCCCTCAAGGCGCGCGGCAGCTCGCTGATCGACGACGCCGAGCTCTGCGCGGCGGAGCTGGCCACCAACGCCGCTCTGCACAGCGGCGGCACGTTCATGGAGCTCTCGGTCCGGCTCGACGCGGACGCCGTGACGATCACGCTCGCCGACGAGGGCGATGTGCCCCCGGAGGCCGTGGCGCCGCGCCTGCCGTACGACGCCGGCGAGGCCGACGACGAGACCACGACGACCGGACGGGGACTGGGGATCGTCGCGGTGCTCGCCGAGTGGGGCGTCGAGCGGACGCCCAGCGGCAAGCGGGTGTGGGCCCGGCTCGAGGAGGGCGCGGCTGAGCGGGCGATCCGGCTGCCGGACTCACCGGCGGGCCCCGTGCAGGGATCGGCCGCGCCGGCCGGCGACCTCCCCGAGGGCTGGGGCACGGTGCGCCTGCTGGGATGTCCGGTCGCGCTCGCGATGCGCGCCGATGAGCACCTCGATGCGCTGGTGCGTGAGCTGCAGCTGCTGGCGACCGACCGGCGCAACGCGCGCTCGCGCGCCATCGTCGACCAGCTACAGGCACTGCTCACCGGCTCCGCGCACGCGCGCGGCGTCGGGCGGCTGACGGCACAAGCCGCGGCAGCGGACGGGGCGGACATGATCGACGTCGACCTCGTCCTTCCGACCGAGGTGGTCGACGGCCTCGGCGCGATCGGCGAGGCCGTGCGAGCAGCCGACGACCTGTGCCGGGAGGAGCGTCTGCTGACGACGCCCACGACCCCGCAGGTGGCTGGGTTGCGCTCGTGGATCGCCGGCGAGATCCGGCATCAGCTGCGCGACGGCAAGGCGCCCGAGTCGTGGGATGCCTGGCGCGGACGCACCCAGCTCCCCGGGGACTGA
- a CDS encoding MOSC domain-containing protein, which produces MPAPCVVAVSRDERHRFSKVPREAITLVEDFGVVGDAHAGATVQHRSRKRWTPDMPNLRQVHLLPSELFEVTRELGYELGPGDLGENVLTAGLDLHALPRDTRLELGGAVVRVTGLRNPCVQINRFREGLMKAVLFTVDGEPTAEPVRGNDRRVVRRAGVMAVVERGGEVVPGTPITVRLPEGEQLPLQPV; this is translated from the coding sequence ATGCCCGCTCCCTGTGTCGTCGCCGTCAGCCGGGACGAGAGGCACCGGTTCAGCAAGGTGCCGCGTGAGGCGATCACGCTCGTCGAGGACTTCGGCGTCGTCGGCGACGCGCACGCCGGCGCGACGGTGCAGCACCGCTCCCGCAAGCGGTGGACGCCCGACATGCCGAACCTGCGCCAGGTGCACCTGCTGCCGTCGGAGTTGTTCGAGGTGACCCGCGAGCTGGGCTACGAGCTGGGCCCCGGCGACCTCGGCGAGAACGTCCTGACCGCCGGGCTCGACCTGCACGCGCTGCCGCGCGACACCCGGCTCGAGCTGGGGGGCGCGGTCGTGCGGGTCACGGGTCTGCGCAACCCGTGCGTGCAGATCAACCGGTTCCGCGAGGGATTGATGAAGGCCGTGCTGTTCACCGTCGACGGGGAGCCGACTGCTGAGCCCGTGCGCGGCAACGACCGGCGCGTCGTGCGGCGTGCGGGGGTGATGGCCGTGGTCGAACGAGGTGGCGAGGTCGTCCCGGGCACCCCGATCACAGTGCGGCTGCCGGAGGGGGAGCAGCTCCCGCTGCAGCCGGTGTGA
- a CDS encoding DEAD/DEAH box helicase: protein MSNEPDPTPTFSDLGLEQAVLRSLSDVGYETPSAIQAATIPVLLEGRDVVGLAQTGTGKTAAFALPILSRLDVRQKTPQALVLAPTRELALQVCEAFERYSAHVKGVRVLPVYGGQGYGVQLSALARGVHVVVGTPGRVMDHLEKGTLDLSELRFLVLDEADEMLNMGFAEDVETILADTPDDKQVALFSATMPAQIRRLSKKYLTDPAEITVKATSKSSSAITQRYLTVSYPQKVDALTRILEVENFEAMIVFVRTKNETETLAEKLRARGYSAAAISGDVAQVQRERTVNQLKAGKLDILVATDVAARGLDVDRISHVVNYDIPTDTESYVHRIGRTGRAGRTGDAISFITPRERYLLKHIEKATRQPLTQMQLPTVDDVNSTRLARFDDQITAALSSEQFSFFRDVVTHYLKEHDVPELDVAAALAVVLQGDKPLLLEPEPPAPPRERGERPDRGNRPDRGPRSDGPRRDRGDDRRRGPSVPMATYRINVGKRHKVEPRQIVGAIANEGGLGRNDFGHISIGPDYSLVELPADLPNHVWKALSSTRISGKLIELQTDDSGPVRRAPRSDGPAGGKKPRHKNRD from the coding sequence GTGAGCAACGAGCCTGACCCGACCCCGACCTTCTCCGATCTCGGACTGGAGCAAGCCGTCCTGCGGTCTCTGTCGGACGTCGGCTACGAGACCCCCTCGGCCATCCAGGCCGCCACGATCCCCGTGCTGCTGGAGGGTCGCGACGTCGTCGGCCTGGCCCAGACCGGCACCGGCAAGACGGCCGCGTTCGCCCTGCCGATTCTCAGCCGCCTCGACGTACGCCAGAAGACGCCGCAGGCGCTGGTGCTCGCGCCGACGCGCGAGCTCGCCCTGCAGGTGTGCGAGGCGTTCGAGCGCTACTCCGCCCACGTGAAGGGCGTCCGCGTCCTGCCCGTCTATGGCGGCCAGGGGTACGGCGTGCAGCTGAGCGCGCTCGCGCGTGGCGTCCACGTCGTGGTCGGCACGCCGGGGCGGGTCATGGACCACCTCGAGAAGGGCACGCTCGACCTGTCGGAGCTGCGCTTCCTCGTGCTCGACGAGGCCGACGAGATGCTCAACATGGGCTTCGCCGAGGACGTGGAGACGATCCTCGCCGACACCCCGGACGACAAGCAGGTCGCGCTCTTCTCCGCGACGATGCCGGCGCAGATCCGTCGGCTGTCGAAGAAGTACCTCACCGACCCGGCCGAGATCACCGTCAAGGCCACCAGCAAGTCCTCGTCGGCGATCACGCAGCGCTACCTGACGGTGTCGTACCCGCAGAAGGTCGACGCGCTGACCCGGATCCTCGAGGTCGAGAACTTCGAGGCGATGATCGTCTTCGTCCGCACCAAGAACGAGACCGAGACACTCGCCGAGAAGCTGCGGGCGCGGGGCTACTCCGCCGCGGCGATCAGCGGTGACGTCGCGCAGGTGCAGCGTGAGCGCACGGTCAACCAGCTGAAGGCGGGCAAGCTCGACATCCTCGTCGCCACCGACGTGGCGGCCCGTGGGCTCGACGTCGACCGGATCAGCCACGTCGTCAACTACGACATCCCGACCGACACCGAGTCCTACGTCCACCGCATCGGCCGCACCGGCCGCGCCGGGCGTACCGGTGACGCGATCTCGTTCATCACCCCGCGCGAGCGCTATCTCCTCAAGCACATCGAGAAGGCGACCCGTCAGCCGCTGACGCAGATGCAGCTGCCGACCGTCGACGACGTCAACAGCACGCGGCTGGCGCGCTTCGACGACCAGATCACCGCAGCGCTGTCGTCGGAGCAGTTCAGCTTCTTCCGCGACGTGGTCACGCACTACCTCAAGGAGCACGACGTCCCCGAGCTCGACGTCGCCGCCGCTCTCGCGGTGGTGCTGCAGGGCGACAAGCCGCTGCTGCTCGAGCCCGAGCCGCCGGCGCCTCCGCGTGAGCGCGGGGAGCGCCCCGACCGCGGCAACCGCCCGGACCGGGGTCCCCGGTCGGACGGCCCGCGTCGCGACCGCGGTGACGATCGTCGCCGGGGGCCGTCGGTCCCGATGGCGACGTACCGGATCAACGTCGGCAAGCGCCACAAGGTCGAGCCGCGCCAGATCGTGGGCGCGATCGCCAACGAGGGCGGCCTGGGGCGCAACGACTTCGGCCACATCTCGATCGGCCCGGACTACTCGCTGGTCGAGCTGCCGGCGGACCTGCCCAACCACGTGTGGAAGGCGCTGTCGAGCACGCGGATCTCGGGCAAGCTCATCGAGCTGCAGACCGACGACAGTGGTCCGGTGCGCCGTGCGCCGCGCTCCGATGGGCCTGCGGGTGGGAAGAAGCCGCGGCACAAGAACCGCGACTGA
- a CDS encoding SDR family NAD(P)-dependent oxidoreductase — MTRPVALVVGASGGIGAAIAEQLADDHDVAVTYRSREPAALIERLQARGARTSAHRLDLADLDAPRIVVEAVEQEWERLDVVVHAAGPHVPMVHLSRVAPAQFAEQLNADAAGFFAVVHACLPALRRTQGNIVAVTTAATSRFPVRDGLSSGPKGAVEQLVYAFAAEEGRFGVRVNCVGPGMLTDGMAERLISSGELDERALEVTRQNIPLRRFGTAQDIAEAVCFLASPKANFISGQKLDVDGGYGT; from the coding sequence ATGACCCGTCCCGTCGCCCTCGTCGTGGGAGCCTCCGGTGGCATCGGTGCCGCGATCGCCGAGCAGCTCGCGGACGACCACGACGTCGCGGTCACCTACCGCTCGCGCGAGCCGGCCGCCCTGATCGAGCGCCTGCAGGCCCGCGGAGCCCGCACGTCCGCCCACCGGCTCGACCTCGCGGACCTGGACGCACCGCGCATCGTCGTCGAGGCGGTGGAGCAGGAGTGGGAGCGTCTCGACGTCGTCGTGCACGCGGCCGGACCGCACGTCCCGATGGTGCACCTCTCGCGGGTCGCGCCGGCACAGTTCGCCGAGCAGCTGAATGCCGACGCCGCCGGGTTCTTCGCCGTCGTCCACGCCTGCTTGCCGGCGCTGCGGCGCACGCAGGGCAACATCGTCGCGGTCACCACGGCGGCCACCTCCCGGTTCCCTGTGCGCGACGGGCTGTCGTCGGGGCCGAAGGGCGCGGTCGAGCAGCTCGTCTACGCCTTCGCGGCGGAGGAGGGGCGCTTCGGCGTCCGCGTCAACTGCGTCGGTCCGGGCATGCTCACCGACGGGATGGCCGAGCGGCTGATCAGCTCCGGCGAGCTCGACGAGCGTGCACTGGAGGTGACCCGGCAGAACATCCCGCTACGCCGCTTCGGGACCGCGCAGGACATCGCCGAGGCGGTCTGCTTCCTGGCCTCGCCGAAGGCGAACTTCATCTCCGGGCAGAAGCTCGACGTCGACGGCGGCTACGGCACCTGA